The genomic region AGAGGTGAGGGTTAGACAGCATCCTCTAAGTGGAGTGGTACATTCAGAGAAACAGGTGACTTCAGGAAATAAAGGCTGAAGAGAAAAACTCCTcccccttttctccttttgataaatattttaagtgaatGCTTTAAACTTACCAGCTTTAAAGCTGAGCTCATCTTGCTCTTGGCCCTCATAGTCATAGAGTGCACGTACTCTCACCTCCATTGCAGGAGAGGTATCTTCATCAAATGGATTGGTGTCGCCATTTGCATCAGTGGAAGAGAAGGGATTGTTGGACTCTTCATCAGACCAATCTGTAGGGtagctttggtttttttcatagctgctaacactgaaaacaatttttaaattattcttttctgctCTTAAAATAGGAGACTAGAAATACCACTAAGATACCAGTTCTCCTAGTTAAGCTTAAACTCCACTCTAAGGCCCAGTTGTGAAACTTTATTTCTGGGATCTTCTCACCTGTCTTTAGCTACCAATGcctcattcaaaaaaaaaaagcattcttgCAATACAAAGttagaaaaaggcaaaagaaaaaaaagagagatcaaAGACAACCTCCCCACAAACTCCAAAAACTTCTTTATCAAGAAATCTGTATAATCCATGGGATTATTTACTCTAGAAAGGTAAAAGGTGTGCAGGTAGTAGATGAGAGGAATTATCTGGTTTAGGATAAGACATTTAAATTGCTTTGCAGAACCTTCCTCCCAAATCTCTATGTACCTCTACAATAGCTTTCAACACTTTTTATATGTTGCAATCCACCAATAAAGAAACTTCATTAAACTGCAATAACTTggtcatttaaagaaaagttcaCCGTTGAGCATGCACATGCCATTTAAGAGAGTGCTATGACATCCCTAGGTGTGCATACTGACGCAACAGGCAGCTGTTTGAGAAGGtcctaaataaaaagaaagcaatcaTAAAAGCAGATTTATTCAGTGAGAACACACAGAGCAGTAAAGCTCCAGAAGCAGCTTCACTAGAAAAACCCACCAGTTTTAACATTTTATGGGACTggtaaaggaaggaaaaaagcaacagcagttcTGTTAGCAACTGCCAATAACCCCAGTAGTTTCAAACCAAAGATCAAGGCAACAGATATGGCATCTGTTAGGAAAGACAAGTTAGGTTACAGCATTGCTTACATAACCGCTCAAAAGGACTTCATGCACTGACCAGCACAGTGTTATAGAAACCAAAAATAGAAAACCCTGGACAGAGAAAGTGCAAGtgtgaaaacaattaaaaacagcatttcacCAACTTTTTGATCTTATTGTCCTCCTTTTCACTGACAGTACTCCCAgtatcttcttcatcttcaaagGGATTGTAACTTGATTGTACTGACTGCACTGTGTTACTCTGGACACTAAGACTGctaatttggaaaagaaagagcattATGGTGACCCTATCTGTTTAAGAGTAAAACACTGTCATTGGTGTCCCACTAAGTAGTTTCTTAGCGGACCCCTTCtccagccaaaaaaaaccccaaaaccaaacaaaacaaccaaacaaaaaaacccaaacatccATCAAGTGTAGCATAAGACCCAAGAAAGTTTGGAAAATTTCACATACAATACATTCCTCCAGATTTAGAATATCCTTCGTGGaccataatttctttttcttactgccTGCAATAAAAGGCAGTGCGATTCTTCTAGCCAGTTTAATTCCTTTCTAAAGCAGCTGACGTTAACAGTTTTGTATTAATCACATCCAGAATTCTGAAGTGACTAAACATTTTGCAAGCTAAGATTTCAAAGTATAATTGTCAGTTGTAGAAATGGGAAGATAGCAACAGACTAACTACCAGATTAGCTACAGAAAGTTCAGTTTCTCATgaagtttggtttcttttaattcccagtggaaagaaaactgtataATGGAGAAtatttcccaaaatattttgtgagcTGCAGAAACACATCACTAAAAATGCTCGCAGATAATTAGCATTTGGTTGGACAGTGACTTTTTGATCCCGTAGAGCTTAGTGTACTTGAAGATAACAATCCTTTCCTATTAGTCTTTTTAGgcatgaaaaaaatacctgctaTGTTTGTTAGGCTGTGAAACTTGATCTCCTGTCTGATTAATACCAGTCAGAGTCACTCCATCAGAAgccttcttcttttctcttctactGAGAGTGCGATTCAGATCTGCAGACCACTCCTattaatgaaagcaaaacataatTGACAAATTTAATTGAGCAAGTAATTAtgacatttaattttcagattgAGTTATGGAACATACATTTATACATACAACAGtacaaataataaaagataCGTTATGCTAAATGTTTCAGTTGTAGTTCTCATCCCTAGCAAAGCAAACAGATACTTATGCTACTCACAAAACCCTAAGGTTACCTGTACTTCCCTTAGTATTCTGAACACCTTGAAGAGACTTAAAATACCAGATATCTGGGAAACAACTGGAGAAACCAAAGGAGTTGGCCAGTGCAGCTCTTTAAAAGCTGTACTGAGAGGGCTCACTGTTGCAAATAATGCCAAGACATCTGGCTTTAAAAAGGTAAACcttacatttaatttaaaaaggtATTATAATCTAATTTAAAACAGGGCTTAATTCTCAAGAAGTGCTCCAAGAATGACCTACAATGAAGCTCATTTTTAAACTCATTGTATATCACTTCTCCTGTCCTTAAGGTTTGAGCCCTTAAGGTACTTCACTGTAGATTTAGTGAAATTTACTGTCCTTAAAAGCCATCCATAAGAGTTAAGCTCAAATCAACACAACTGTTGACAAGACTCATGTTGCCATTTGTAAAGTATCCCCTCCTTGATGTTTTGAACCATTCAGATGTTTCAGAAGGCAGACAGACAGGCATGATGAGACCTAAACACAACTTCTACCTATCAAGTCAAACTAAGCTGCATACTGATATAAAGCAGGAACCAACAAAGGACAAACTGGATGCAAGCAAATATCCTATGCTGAGACATGTTTCATCTCAGAAGCcttaaaggtaaaaaaaaaaagtcaggagaTAGTTTGCTATACAAAAGATAGCACCTGAGATAAGtatttttaacaggaaattAAGATTTTGCAAGTTGCTATTACTACTGGTTTATACATGTAGAACAGCCAGTCAGTCTTAAGTAATTTCTGGCCAACTTTTCAGAGATACCTCATTATTTTAACCCTGTACAGATACATACTGGATTTCTGAGTTACCATAGTTTAAAGATCACTGACCTATAAGCATATTTGCAGTTTATAATTCAATTTCATAGTCATTTGAtcatgacctttttttttttttacttacgTCATCCTTGTAGcatgtaaatgagaaaaaaacttGATTAGAAAAATAGTAACAACAGTATTTAATCTGTTAATTATAATGCTTATGAAAAAGGATGGTAATTACCCCACACAAGTAACTGCAGTTCAGTGTTTCAGgtaaaaaaatttctgcagTACTATTATGAGTTTCCTTCCTCAAACCTAATTTAAAGTTActcaatgttttaaaaacaagttataTTTTCCATCATGGCTAATAAGGGAACACTGAACACTCTAGAGTTGATGCTTCCTCTCCATTAATTTAATACCTAGAAATTATTTCAACTAACCCCATGATTCTGGTTAGACAAACTCATCCCGATTCCAACTATCTGATACTCTGGTAGTATGATCCACACTGTTACGTTTTGGTACTTGTTTCTTGTAGGCTATGTTAGCAGAACACTACTTaaaaaaacttctttcttttgaagatgGCACTCATCCATAAAATTACCAACTGGTTTAAggtggaactttttttttatagaacAATATTGAAAAGACTAGTTAAGACTTATAAATACCAATTTTCAGGACTAATTGAAGTATTTAGTTCAAACTTTTTCAAAGTCTTTGCTGCCTACACTATAATTACCTGCTAATAACAAGGAGATTCAAATTGAAGTCTGACACCAAAGGGGAGAAGTAAAACATAGGATAACATAATACGGGTGTCAGAGGTGTATCAACTAAACCATGGCTTACTAATGACTTCAGTAATGactttagcttaaaaaaaatatcattataGAGTTTTCTGGTTtatctcttttctctttaaataggTGCCTGATATAATCACCTCCAAAAATTGGGGGATGAGGAGAGTCCAATGgaaatcaagaaaagaaaactactATGActtgtaaaaagcaaaaaaattcacTGCTGGAGGCCTGACTTACACCAGAAATTAATACAtcaaaaagcaaagaggaagaaatagaCAAAACAAGCCTGACGTTTACACACTCTGATCTTACCTCAAACTGAGGCCAATTCATTGACATCCCTGGACCTTGATTAGCTCTAAACCACCGCAAATCTTCAACTGCATCTGCTGTTTTGATATTCTGTTCCAGTTCAcggtaaatatttttgtaactgcaaaacaaatgtGTCTTCAAATTTAGTATAACATTTAGAAACATGGCAGATCCCCTAgtcagttttttttttaaattaatatttcaaagttCACAATAGTATTGAAAAAACTTACAGCaagacagactttttaaaactCCATGACAGACCTATTAACTGCCTgtaaaaaaggaagagtagTCCAACAAGTAAGCTTGCTGAAAGTTcacaaaaacataaaacacTTATTTGCCAGATTTTAGAATTATGACTTATGTACAGTAACTTAATTGGCTGTCATTATATGTAGGATTTACATaagaatgtatttaaattaCTGAATGCCATTCTTGAagtttctttaatttaaaagcttgTCTACACAGACAGTAGAAACTGTTTTTGTGGTAAGTCCATAGCATTCTGTGAAAACTCCTGTCTTAATCCAATGAGAACTGTAAgtcattataaaaataaaaatctcaaaccTGAAGCAGAGTTAAATAGGTTAAACATTTTCCTGTGCAGGTATAACATCTGCTAACTGCTTTTATTGTTTTAGATACTCTCTGATTTTACTAACTGTACTATTTATACAAAATATCAAATACTATAAAAAAGAACCTTACTGCTTTTACTTATCTCTCAGtctaattgttttctttaaagttgAGTTCTCATAAGTATAAAGTGTTTTACAGAATAGAAGTCATGTTGCAGATGCAACTTTGATCCCCTCATCCCAGACCATGCACATGATGTATTTGCTCTACAGACTGTGACTACAAATACAGGGGGTTTTATACCAAAAAACCAATATGGTGCAATATGGAACTCAGAGTATAAAGAGGTCTTAACACAACAGCCCCAAGGCTTAAAATAAGACACAGAACCGCTAGTCTGTATTCAAGCTAGAGAGAATTTGGGGAAATCTTTCCAGATCAAGTCACACAAAATTTAGAATTAGAATTCATTAGTGCTACATTGTCAAGGAATCAAACTGTCTCAAAATATACTACCAAATTTCTCAATTTCTATATATTACTTGACTGCTTTAACATGTATGTGGTATGGTGGTTTTTTCCTACATCAGTGGTTCTTTGAATGTATTTAAGCAATAGAAAGGCATGTATTTTGAGAAAgggaataaataattttgaatgaCTCACTAGCCATCAGTTAAATCAACAATAAACTGGAAGTCTATATCTGTAAGAACACAGGGCAGGGCTATTTTGCGGACTGTGCTCTTCAGCATTAAAGTTAAAAATCAGACTTCCTTTTGGTGGTTTATTCTACACTTTTTATCTCTGCGCATTCAAAGAGGCAGAGATAAGGAAATTGGTAAACAGTTACAGTGGTTTTATCCCTAGTTTTATCTAAtagttcttttctttgtttgcacCTTATTAACATACCATAAGACACCACTCCTGAACCTCCTAAGTatcttaaaaggaaataattgccTCTCCACTTGGTCATGTTCTATAGTCTTCCCCCAACCTTGCCCTTTAAGTCAACTATTTCTCATTTAATTCTGTTCTGTAGTTTCTTTCAACCTGATTAAACTGAATTCCAATGGGCAATCCTATTTATCTTCTCTGAGAGTAAAAAGAACCTCTCCTCCACAGCAGTTCCATAAGAACTTTGAAGTGACCCAAAATGATAATGATGCTAAAATAAGTGATCTTGCCCTTACCTATTGCTTGCTCTGTATTTGTTCTTGCCCATATGTCACCCCCTTCGGTTAAGCCAGCACTAACATTTGTGTGACTGCATAGCAAGTCAATTTGGAACACTGATCAGGGTTAAAACCAAACTAGGTTCTTCCTGCCTTAGGTTACCTTGATCAGCTCCTTAATTCCCCTGGTTGGACTACCATTAGAGTTTTGTCACTAGCagaagaaggaacagaaatgaGCAGCCAGCTAGGAGCacacttttctccttttaattgTGCCAACCAGAGCACACATGAAACTCTGCTGTTAGAAGTGGGATGTAAAATTCCACTAGCGTTACAGCATTTGCTGCAAGTAATCCAGTGTTCGTCTTCTCAAATgcaagaggaaacaaaaacattatAACCACTGTCTTGCTGACATACCTAAGTAGCTTAGTATCAAAATAGCCTGTAGTAGTTGATGACATGGCACCCAGTCTGACAAAATAAGCTGCATGAGCTCTGGTTTGAGTTCCCTAGCAGAAATTTAGATTTCTTGGAATGTAGTGAGGAGGGTCcatgcagaaagaacaaagtacAAGACATGCTTTATACATACTACAGTATAAAGAGCAGACTTTGAAATTAAGATGGACAAGAGTTCAACGACAGTCAACCAATGGTTCTTTAACATTTAGCCCCTAGTTAAGGTAATTCCTTTAGACTGAGCTCTAATATTCTAACAATAAATGTGTTTACGCTACAAAGTTCATGCTGTTTTACACTAATAGATTCTAAGCTCTGAATACCTTCTAATTGGCACACATTTGattataaaaatacatcaaaaacGAGGGTTTCTTGGTTCATTTAACACTGTGTTAAATAAAACTAGCAAATGTTAGGGATAGATGCTAATCTGATCTTagacaaaacaaagaattaagCTCTTTCACTTACACTTGAAACAAATTGAAGCAACACATTAGAAACAAATCAGATTCTACACTCTGACCTACTTGAAGTATGGATTACTTCTCACTGAAAAGTATTAAGCTTTAATTTTGAAGTCTTACACAATTTTACCTTGCAACATTGGACAAGTCAAGGTGTTTTTGAACTTCCAGTAACACTTCTCGAAAGAAACGTAAGCGTTTTTCCTCAAACTGCTGACACTGTTCAAATACCTGCTCCATGTTTTCCATATATTGAGGAGTGGCATTATCTAATTCTTTCAGTgatttttcatacttttcttTTGTCTGGGGGTGGAGAAACAAACCGTTAGCAATATAGTTTATTATTACGCTACATAACAGACTTATCAATGTAGCAATGGCCAAGATGTTCCCAAACTGCATTCTCTTTTCGTGACCACAGCACCTATGTTAGGTCACGATGAGAGTTATCTAACAAAACTGCAGAACAGTTACAATAAAGCCTCTTCTCTGGCTTTTTAACAGAAACCCTGACAAATGTTAATGCTAAAGATAAAAACCAAAGGAGCCATAGAGTAAATCAGAGCAGGCAGTCTTCCAAGCTATAGGTCTCTTAAAGATCTCcaaataatttcagtgttttctcctTCAGTAATTTACACAGTTCATTGTGAGTTAtaaccaaaaacccaaacattgtATACATCCCTGTGAATATAAATTGCATAAGCTGCGCGCTCAGTTAACAGATAGAACCTCAGAATCTACACTAATTTACAGAAGTAGTCCACAGACAGGAATCAAAAGATCCCACCCAATGTAACATCACCCTTCCAGATCACAGAACAGCATTCTCAAAGGGAAAAGATATCTTTGGAGAAAGTCACACAAGAAAAGCCTCTTGGCAGCAGCCCACTAAAGAGAGAAACCAAACTGGGAAATAGAGTGGCATTTCCAAAAGtgtatttacttttatttaaatggatTATATCAGcttactttcttaaaaaaatgcattctgcaGTCAACAATGACTACAAGTTTAGATGTTGTCAGCAAGTTTTAAGCACCTATCTCACACCCTCTCAAGTGAAATAACTGAACCCTCACTACTAAATGAGTAGAACTCTGTCCTACAAGTTCGCTGTCTTATTCTGCTTTGTTCCCTGTGAAAGTACTTACATGAAATAGACGCAATACATTATTCATTCTTCACAGAAGAACTCAGCAATAACATATGCTTTAGAGAAAACTCTGAATTTTGGTATAGGACCGTAACTGAGTGAGCTGCGCTGCAGTCCATGGCacattcaggaagaaaaaaaagcttaaatatGCACAAGCTATAGGTTAAAAAGACTGCATACAAACAGTATATTAGCATACAGTATACCTTTAGTACAtcttgtttgcttctctctACTTTGTCTTGTAATTTCTTAAGTTGTTCAGGATTTAGCGCTGGATcagctttgctgtttgtttctctgGATATAGCCAGTTTCTCCTCTTTGCAGGCTGCATGGTATGCTTTCTTTGCAGCTTCTACCTACAAAGTAGATTTGAATATTTGCATCTGGAACAGTTTATACAACAACCATCAACCGAATTTGTTAGCCTTATAATCATGTTGCAGTGAAGAAAGTGTCAGGTTTTGTTTCAggatgttctttctttttttaaatttttttttttcatttaggcCAAGGAATGAACAATACACAAGAATCAACACATAAGGCAACTGCTGTAGCACTTATGAATCAGCATTCTCTCACCATACAAGAAGTGTCACTCATACAGCTTAGAGAAGTGTGGAACAGACTCAAGAAAAGGTTTACAGAAAGTCcccaataaaacattttttcctcatgcccatgttctccctctccccttcttcTACAAACCTGTTATTTAAGAATAATGTTACACgacagggaaaaaacccataaacacttttcccctgctcatTTCTTTAAGCAATTTGTAACTTTCAAATGCATGAAATCAGATACTGTTAAAATGATAGCTTAAATTCCACTTTTTCCAGATTTTCACTGAAGTCACCAAGATTAGGAGAGaccaagagaaaaatacttattttcagaaGCGGACAGAAAGCAAGAGATGCTTTTGAGAAAGGAGGGTCCAGCAGAGAGCATAGGGAGTTTACTCCCTTATAGAGATTTGAGACATTAATATATTGTAACACAGGATATCTAATACATAATCTACTGCTGTacctctttcagcttttttgcCCAGGGTTTCTGAGCTTTCCTAAAtccatcttctgcttctttggTTTCCTTAAATCCTCCCATCATTTGCTTATGAAAGGCTTCCTTCTGCCAGTTCTTGATTTTTTCAAAGTCTTCATTCATCAGTGAACCTTTTACTTCTAGATGTAGTTCACTCACTTTTTCAGCTTCTGACATAAAAGCACACCAAGCCCTTTCTACTGTTCCATACTGTGGGCCTAAACACAACAGAAAGTGTCATTCTCAGTAACCATCACCCACATGGAACTTATATTCCCGAGAAACTACCTGAATCTATTGACTTATATTCACTTGTAAACAGCAATATTGATGCAAACCTAGAAAAGGgaacagtttcttttcagaCGAATTTAGAATATTACAAATTTTTTACACCGGGAGAAATAATATTCATTTAGTCTGGCCTCCTTCTCCCTGTACCATGATTCTCAGTATTCCACCTATTAGCTCCTCTTTGAGCTGCCTTCAATTTCTCAACAAACTTTTTGAAGCATGGATAACCAGGAAAGGACAAACTATTTCAGAATATATTAGAACGGTATCAGATTAGCCTTCCATTAGAGCAATGCCTAGCTCTTATTACTAGTCTTTCCCCCACAACCACTGTCCCCTTATTATTCAGATACGCTTTTCAAACAGTGTTCTATACCATTAGTTACCAAGAAACAGGCAGTTCTCTAGAACTGAACCTATCTGGATACCCAACCCTGAGGCAAGACTCATCTGCTTCagtaagaaacaaacaaactagCAAAGGAGCagggctttgtttgtttttaatcaagAAAAGCTTGATCATTTGTTACATTACTGAGCCTTTTGCAAAGACTCCATTATAGGCTAAAAAGTACAAAATTTCTACTTTGTACTTACCAAAACAAAGatatacagaaacattttttccatttgagaaGGTTTTCAGAGTTCAAAAATCAGAATGCATTACCTTTTTCCACAAGCTGTTTCCACCTTTTTGCCCATTCTGTAAGCTGCTGAGCATAGACCTTCTCTATTCGTGCCCGTTCATGAATACAATTCATAAGATCATTGCAAAGTCTGTGACCATCATCAATTCGTTTTACTGTCCGCTTGTAATTTCCAACCTATAAAGAGACAAATACTTAACAATTCCTGCTTGAAAGCtctgaaaacaagagaaatcTCTAATTAACACAAATACTGTTACCTAGGAGAAAGATAATCTACTAGCAAGAATTAATCAATTATAGCATAAGGTATTTTTCAATTAATCTCAAAACCTAACTGCAACACCACCACAAAGGCCACAAGTTCTTCTctaaaaattttattaattttaaaagtgaaagctttattgtattttattagtCCTGCAATGTAATTATGGACAGTCATCACAATTGTTCTGCACTATTATTGCTTGGTAATGTTTTAGATAATCAAGATATTTAACACACAGTATTTCCCTCTTCCATACTTCTTATTAAGTACCTAATGCCTTAATTTTATGCTGTGTTTAATCTTTCCAGATTAATAAAACTGCAAGAACATGCAAAGAAGTATTGCAACACCTCTATTAAACATAATAatagtttttgtttaaaaatgcagtacGGAAAAAGCACAATCACTATATATACAGCAGAGACTGGATGTGCCATTTGTTACAGCTCTCCCTCACTACTGACAAACTAGATAGCAACTATTTCGAAGTATACTGTAGAATTTAATGTGGGAAGATACTGACAGCAATAAGATGGAGTTCCCATACCTAAAATTAACTTGTgaattctaaagaaaaaacatagtTGCTCAATGTATAAGCTATAAAAGGATGAGGATATGGAGAAAAATGCACACTATATAATGAAAATCCATTATATAATTAATACCccctttcattttcatgtgcACACCAACATGGAACTACCAATCTAGATgactgaagggggaaaaaaaagcc from Gavia stellata isolate bGavSte3 chromosome 4, bGavSte3.hap2, whole genome shotgun sequence harbors:
- the PACSIN2 gene encoding protein kinase C and casein kinase substrate in neurons protein 2 isoform X2; protein product: MSGSYDDSVGVEVSSDSFWEVGNYKRTVKRIDDGHRLCNDLMNCIHERARIEKVYAQQLTEWAKRWKQLVEKGPQYGTVERAWCAFMSEAEKVSELHLEVKGSLMNEDFEKIKNWQKEAFHKQMMGGFKETKEAEDGFRKAQKPWAKKLKEVEAAKKAYHAACKEEKLAISRETNSKADPALNPEQLKKLQDKVERSKQDVLKTKEKYEKSLKELDNATPQYMENMEQVFEQCQQFEEKRLRFFREVLLEVQKHLDLSNVASYKNIYRELEQNIKTADAVEDLRWFRANQGPGMSMNWPQFEDDEWSADLNRTLSRREKKKASDGVTLTGINQTGDQVSQPNKHSSSLSVQSNTVQSVQSSYNPFEDEEDTGSTVSEKEDNKIKNVSSYEKNQSYPTDWSDEESNNPFSSTDANGDTNPFDEDTSPAMEVRVRALYDYEGQEQDELSFKAGDELTKMENEDEQGWCKGRLDNGQVGLYPANYVEPIQ
- the PACSIN2 gene encoding protein kinase C and casein kinase substrate in neurons protein 2 isoform X1, whose translation is MSGSYDDSVGVEVSSDSFWEVGNYKRTVKRIDDGHRLCNDLMNCIHERARIEKVYAQQLTEWAKRWKQLVEKGPQYGTVERAWCAFMSEAEKVSELHLEVKGSLMNEDFEKIKNWQKEAFHKQMMGGFKETKEAEDGFRKAQKPWAKKLKEVEAAKKAYHAACKEEKLAISRETNSKADPALNPEQLKKLQDKVERSKQDVLKTKEKYEKSLKELDNATPQYMENMEQVFEQCQQFEEKRLRFFREVLLEVQKHLDLSNVASYKNIYRELEQNIKTADAVEDLRWFRANQGPGMSMNWPQFEEWSADLNRTLSRREKKKASDGVTLTGINQTGDQVSQPNKHSSSLSVQSNTVQSVQSSYNPFEDEEDTGSTVSEKEDNKIKNVSSYEKNQSYPTDWSDEESNNPFSSTDANGDTNPFDEDTSPAMEVRVRALYDYEGQEQDELSFKAGDELTKMENEDEQGWCKGRLDNGQVGLYPANYVEPIQ